tctgtgtgtatgtgtctgtgtgtgtgttcacaagtTGCTcatttgtgtttggtgtgtgtttgcagttgGAGGtggagaagaggaggaaggagcAGAGGGAGTACGGCGTGTTTTTTGACGATGATTACGACTATCTGCAGCACCTCAAAGAGCCGTCTCAGTCCACAGAGCTCGTCTCCTCCTCACGTCCTTACAAACACTCACAACCTCTGGGTTTTTCAGAAGAAGACAAGGACGTAGACGAGGATGAGCAGGGCCTGGAGGAAGTCCTCACGATTCCTGTAAGGCTAGTTATAAGAGTTTGATAAAGAAGTGAATGTAGCTGggcatttatagcatttatagTATTCTATAGATCGTATGGCATCCATAGTGTTCTGCATTCCAGCAGTTTTGCAGGATAATGAATATATAACACACTCAGACGTGTTCAGTGTGGTGAAGCTGAAAGAGCAGTCGGAAAGACCCACTGAattaagtttatattaatatttaagaaaagaggaggcgtggcctgtgtgtttgtcttggaaggaggtgtggcctcggAGTGTCTGTCTcagggaaggaggtgtggcctcggGGTGTCTGTCTcagggaaggaggtgtggcctcggGGTGTCTGTCTCggggaaggaggtgtggcctcggGGTGTCTGTCTCggggaaggaggtgtggcctcggGGTGTCTGTCTCGaggaaggaggcgtggcctcggCGTGgtgttatattcattcattcattacctaccgcttatccgaacttctcgggtcacagggatctcgggcgtcatcgggcatcgaggcaggatacaccctggacagagtgccgacccatcacagggcacacacacactctcattcactcacacacacacacacactacggacaattttccagagatgccaatcaacctaccatgcatgtctttggatcggggaggaaaccggagtacccggaggaaacccccgaggcacggggagaacatgcaaactccacacacacaaggcagaggcaggaatcgaacccccgaccctggaggtgtgaggcgaacatgctaaccactaagccatcgtgcccccctcGTTATATATATTGAATCATTGATTATGATGGACATCATATCAGTCCCAGACAAAATAGTCAGTATTTAATGTGCACAGTATTCACGTGTGTATAGACAGGAAGGTTTAGACAACGCCTTTGTTGTTTATGTTTGCAGGCTGCTTCCATCAATCTCCCATCATCTGTGTTTGCCTCTGAGTTTGAGGAAGAAGTGGGTTTGTTAAACAAAGCGGCTCCGATATCAGGTGAGCAGATTTCTCTCACCCTGTTTACATCCTGTCTTTTTAATAGTGTACCAGTTGCACTATATTTTGATGATGGATCAGATTTGAGTTATTTCTCCCCTCCTTCTGTCTCAGGCCCGAGGCTGGACATGGACCCGGACATCGTGGCTGCTCTGGATGAAGACTTTGACTTTGACGACCCTGAGAACGTCCTGGAGGACGATTTCGTCGTTAAGGCCAACGACGTGGTGTCAGGAGACGTCCACATGGGGTGAGCGCTACGTTCACAGGTGTGAAATATTAACATGTTTGAATAAGACTTTCCAGCACCGAGCGATACACACATctgttaaacacacagtgaagGAGACGACGATGACGACGATTGGGAGGACACGGACGAGGGAAGCAGCGAAgacgatgacgacgacgacgagcAGAGCTACGACTCGACTGACGGCGTGTCGGGCGGTGCCGACAGAGGGCGGTGCCGAGAGAGGATGTTCATGCACTGTGAGACGAAGAGTCGATTCACAGAATACTCGCTCACGTCGTCCGTCATGAGGAGGAACAAGCAGCTCACGCTCCTCGACGACCGATTCGAGAAGGTAGCTTTTACGTGCAGGACAGAGGAGGAAGGCATGACGATTTTACTGCTGTACAGAATGAAgatgcatgattgtgtgtgtgtgtgtgtgtgtgtgtgttagttctATGAGCagtttgatgatgatgaaatcGGAGCTCTTGATAACTCAGAGCTGGAAGGATTCATCAACCCGTCGAGTACAAGACTGGAGGAAATCATCCAGGATTactacacacagaaagagaaagagtgagtaacaattgtgtgtgtgtgtctctctctcacactgtgtgtgtgtgtgtgtgtctctctctctctcacacactgtgtctctctcttacactctgtATCTctccccccactctctctctgtatctctctctctctctctcttacactctgtATCTCtcccccccactctctctctgtatctctctctctctctcttacactctgtgtctctctctctcacacactctctctcacactgtgcccccccccctctctctgtatctctcacactgtgtgtctctctctctctttctctcagtctgtgtgtgtctctctctccatctctctctctctcccccctcctaACCCTTTGTCTCGCTTGGTGTCACAGGATACAGACGCCAGAGCAGCTCGGTCCTCCTGAACTGCCATCGctgcaggaggaagaggaggaggacaaAGAGCAGGAACTGGAGACGCTGGTCATCGAGGAGCCACTTGAGGAGAAATGGGACTGCGAGACCATCATCAGTGAGTGAACAGTCTGCTGTTTGTTAGTTGTGCTGAATGTTATATAGGAACATTTCTCTCATAAGGAACATGCTCTTAAATATTTTAGCATcacatcagtgttttatttttctattcatATTCagaagcattttatttcatatgaaGCCTGATTATGGATACAaaatttaatgtgtgtgtgagggggtgtgtgtgtgtgagggggtgtg
This genomic window from Tachysurus fulvidraco isolate hzauxx_2018 chromosome 18, HZAU_PFXX_2.0, whole genome shotgun sequence contains:
- the ltv1 gene encoding protein LTV1 homolog isoform X2, with amino-acid sequence MPHRKKKSFISKKNAVSFHLVHRSQKDPLAADEKAPQHVLLPANQLEVEKRRKEQREYGVFFDDDYDYLQHLKEPSQSTELVSSSRPYKHSQPLGFSEEDKDVDEDEQGLEEVLTIPAASINLPSSVFASEFEEEVGLLNKAAPISGPRLDMDPDIVAALDEDFDFDDPENVLEDDFVVKANDVVSGDVHMGEGDDDDDDWEDTDEGSSEDDDDDDEQSYDSTDGVSGGADRGRCRERMFMHCETKSRFTEYSLTSSVMRRNKQLTLLDDRFEKFYEQFDDDEIGALDNSELEGFINPSSTRLEEIIQDYYTQKEKEIQTPEQLGPPELPSLQEEEEEDKEQELETLVIEEPLEEKWDCETIISTYSNLYNRPKLIEDPPKKQQIRVSSKTGIPLDVLPQKGPTARQVERMERINDSDLPRVSTQPRSREESKDERKLRKQAIKEERKERRMEKKANKVAFKQEKKKQEKQMVILKANVQSMKLW
- the ltv1 gene encoding protein LTV1 homolog isoform X1, which encodes MPHRKKKSFISKKNAVSFHLVHRSQKDPLAADEKAPQHVLLPANQLEVEKRRKEQREYGVFFDDDYDYLQHLKEPSQSTELVSSSRPYKHSQPLGFSEEDKDVDEDEQGLEEVLTIPAASINLPSSVFASEFEEEVGLLNKAAPISGPRLDMDPDIVAALDEDFDFDDPENVLEDDFVVKANDVVSGDVHMGEGDDDDDDWEDTDEGSSEDDDDDDEQSYDSTDGVSGGADRGRCRERMFMHCETKSRFTEYSLTSSVMRRNKQLTLLDDRFEKFYEQFDDDEIGALDNSELEGFINPSSTRLEEIIQDYYTQKEKEIQTPEQLGPPELPSLQEEEEEDKEQELETLVIEEPLEEKWDCETIISTYSNLYNRPKLIEDPPKQKQQIRVSSKTGIPLDVLPQKGPTARQVERMERINDSDLPRVSTQPRSREESKDERKLRKQAIKEERKERRMEKKANKVAFKQEKKKQEKQMVILKANVQSMKLW